A DNA window from Daucus carota subsp. sativus chromosome 3, DH1 v3.0, whole genome shotgun sequence contains the following coding sequences:
- the LOC108214566 gene encoding uncharacterized protein LOC108214566 isoform X1: MFLIHPVFCNSSSSSIASASPFWSSITFGGRLRRKSNFVVQLNFFTPSAFLNKSASSSSVPVENSISYSDQPAVVHNSLRLLQWDKLSHSVASFAGTSLGRQATEAQLWSLDKTYEESLRLLEETKAAVEMHNYGCSMDFTAIHVQSVKSAMQHARRGLHVGGNEAIAIVGLLEFAETLQLNVKAAIKDDADWLKRFMPLAEMILGMFTSGSLIKFIQQLIDEDGIVKDSASSTLKRSREQVRSLERKLYQLMEALIRTETVETSSLEVRSIDGRWCIKSETDLQRNIEGLLLSSSGSGAESIMEPLSAVPLNDELQQAKESVLKAEAEVLLRIKEKIQLDLDDIENLFKDIIQLDVINARATYSLAFGGTCPDLFYPYDKSVKELSGDEIAKASHPTQMKWNLYLPKAFHPLLLQQHRQNLQKATKDVNDAKAEIRRRKQQAGNLYQKEADISLSSLQSHREMVEQSRPVAVDIFVSRTTRVVVITGPNTGGKTICLKTIGLAAIMAKSGLYVLSSEPVKIPWFDFIFADIGDEQSLSQSLSTFSGHLKQTSEILSHSTNRSLVLLDEVGAGTNPLEGAALGMSLLESFAASGSLLTIATTHHGELKTLKYSNDAFENACMEFDDVNLKPTYKILWGVPGRSNAINIAERLGLPDKILDDARGRYGPASVEINEAIIDMEKFKQNYHEHVQEARHYLMLARDLHEKLLVTRRKVVEHGITERHRQMQEISQAAAAARSTLHKKLRQYRATLSQSPRISNTDINQKTSSSSNGQGVKAEIGTSITTNAVSYDNSKEAPSGKIQELPKIGDMVHVYSLKKKARVLKVDPSKGELLVQSGIMKLKLKLDNIVN, from the exons ATGTTTTTGATTCATCCGGTGTTCTgcaattcttcttcatcttcaatcgCCTCAGCTTCACCATTCTGGAGTAGTATTACATTTGGTGGAAGATTAAGAAGAAAATCGAATTTTGTTGTTCAGTTGAATTTTTTCACTCCTTCagcttttctgaataaatctgCTTCATCCTCCTCAGTGCCAGTTGAAAATTCCATCAGTTACTCTGATCAACCGGCCGTGGTACATAACAGTCTCCGGCTCCTGCAATGGGACAAACTCTCTCACTCCGTGGCATCCTTTGCCGGTACCTCATTAGGCCGACAAGCTACAGAG GCACAGTTATGGTCGTTAGATAAAACATATGAGGAAAGTTTGAGACTCTTAGAAGAAACTAAAGCAGCTGTCGAGATGCACAATTATGGTTGTTCCATGGATTTTACTGCCATCCATGTTCAATCG GTTAAATCTGCTATGCAACATGCAAGAAGGGGTTTACATGTTGGTGGAAATGAAGCAATAGCCATCGTAGGTCTCCTTGAATTTGCAGAAACTTTGCAGTTGAATGTGAAAGCTGCTATTAAGGATGATGCAGATTGGTTAAAACGTTTCATGCCTCTTGCAGAAATG ATATTAGGTATGTTTACAAGTGGATCCTTAATAAAGTTCATTCAGCAGCTTATAGATGAAGATGGCATAGTAAAAGATTCTGCT AGTTCGACCTTAAAGCGCTCTCGTGAACAAGTGCGGTCACTTGAAAGAAAG TTATACCAGCTTATGGAAGCTTTGATTAGGACTGAAACGGTTGAAACATCCTCTCTG GAAGTAAGGAGTATTGATGGAAGATGGTGCATAAAATCAGAAACCGATCTGCAAAGAAATATTGAGGGTCTGTTGCTTTCAAG TAGTGGTTCAGGTGCCGAAAGCATCATGGAGCCTCTTTCTGCTGTGCCATTAAATGATGAATTGCAACAAGCAAAGGAGTCTGTATTAAAGGCTGAGGCAGAAGTGCTGCTAAGGATAAAAGAAAAG ATTCAACTGGATCTTGATGATATTGAAAATCTATTCAAGGATATTATTCAACTAGATGTG ataaatgCTCGGGCAACTTATAGTCTTGCATTCGGAGGTACATGTCCGGATTTATTTTATCCATATGACAAGAGTGTGAAAGAGTTATCGGGAGATGAAATTGCAAAAGCATCACACCCCACTCAAATGAAATGGAATTTGTATCTTCCAAAAGCTTTTCATCCTTTACTTCTTCAACAGCATCGGCAGAATCTGCAAAAAGCCACAAAAGATGTCAATGATGCTAAAGCT GAAATTAGGAGAAGGAAACAGCAAGCAGGGAATCTTTACCAGAAAGAAGCAGATATAAgtctttcatccttgcaatcaCAT AGAGAAATGGTGGAACAAAGTAGACCTGTTGCGGTTGATATATTTGTTTCCAGAACAACTAGAGTCGTGGTAATTACTGGCCCCAATACTGGGGGCAAAACCATTTGCTTAAAAACAATTGGGTTGGCTGCAATTATGGCAAAATCAG GACTTTATGTATTATCATCTGAGCCAGTAAAGATCCCTtggtttgattttatatttgccgATATTGGTGATGAGCAGTCCTTGTCCCAATCCTTGTCTACCTTTTCTGGACATTTGAAGCAAACTAGT GAGATTCTATCACATTCAACAAACAGGTCATTGGTGCTTTTGGATGAA GTTGGTGCAGGAACGAACCCCTTGGAAGGAGCTGCTCTAGGAATGTCACTGCTTGAATCATTTGCTGCATCTGGTTCTCTATTGACCATAGCTACAACACATCATGGGGAACTAAAAACCCTAAAATACAG CAATGATGCTTTTGAGAATGCATGCATGGAATTTGATGACGTGAACCTGAAGCCAACCTATAAGATTCTTTGGGGAGTACCAG GTCGTTCGAATGCAATAAATATAGCTGAAAGGCTAGGACTCCCTGACAAAATTTTGGATGATGCTCGAGGACGCTATGGGCCTGCTAGTGTCGAGATCAACGAG GCTATAATTGATATGGAAAAATTTAAGCAGAATTATCATGAGCATGTTCAGGAAGCCCGGCATTACCTGAT GCTTGCAAGGGATCTGCATGAAAAACTTCTAGTGACAAGAAGGAAAGTTGTTGAACATGGCATCACCGAAAGACAtagacaaatgcaagaaatttCCCAGGCCGCAGCAGCAGCACGTTCTACTCTTCACAAGAAGCTGAGACAATATCGGGCGACTCTGTCCCAATCGCCCAGAATTAGCAACACAGATATCAACCAGAAGACATCTTCATCATCTAATGGTCAAGGTGTAAAAGCAGAGATCGGAACTTCTATTACAACTAATGCTGTTTCATATGATAACAGCAAGGAAGCGCCATCAG GAAAGATTCAAGAGCTACCGAAGATTGGTGACATGGTGCATGTTTATTCTCTTAAAAAGAAAGCAAGAGTTTTAAAAGTAGATCCATCTAAAGGAGAACTTTTAGTTCAATCTGGTATTATGAAGCTGAAATTGAAACTGGACAATATTGTTAACTAG
- the LOC108214566 gene encoding uncharacterized protein LOC108214566 isoform X2 — protein sequence MFLIHPVFCNSSSSSIASASPFWSSITFGGRLRRKSNFVVQLNFFTPSAFLNKSASSSSVPVENSISYSDQPAVVHNSLRLLQWDKLSHSVASFAGTSLGRQATEAQLWSLDKTYEESLRLLEETKAAVEMHNYGCSMDFTAIHVQSVKSAMQHARRGLHVGGNEAIAIVGLLEFAETLQLNVKAAIKDDADWLKRFMPLAEMILGMFTSGSLIKFIQQLIDEDGIVKDSASSTLKRSREQVRSLERKLYQLMEALIRTETVETSSLEVRSIDGRWCIKSETDLQRNIEGLLLSSGSGAESIMEPLSAVPLNDELQQAKESVLKAEAEVLLRIKEKIQLDLDDIENLFKDIIQLDVINARATYSLAFGGTCPDLFYPYDKSVKELSGDEIAKASHPTQMKWNLYLPKAFHPLLLQQHRQNLQKATKDVNDAKAEIRRRKQQAGNLYQKEADISLSSLQSHREMVEQSRPVAVDIFVSRTTRVVVITGPNTGGKTICLKTIGLAAIMAKSGLYVLSSEPVKIPWFDFIFADIGDEQSLSQSLSTFSGHLKQTSEILSHSTNRSLVLLDEVGAGTNPLEGAALGMSLLESFAASGSLLTIATTHHGELKTLKYSNDAFENACMEFDDVNLKPTYKILWGVPGRSNAINIAERLGLPDKILDDARGRYGPASVEINEAIIDMEKFKQNYHEHVQEARHYLMLARDLHEKLLVTRRKVVEHGITERHRQMQEISQAAAAARSTLHKKLRQYRATLSQSPRISNTDINQKTSSSSNGQGVKAEIGTSITTNAVSYDNSKEAPSGKIQELPKIGDMVHVYSLKKKARVLKVDPSKGELLVQSGIMKLKLKLDNIVN from the exons ATGTTTTTGATTCATCCGGTGTTCTgcaattcttcttcatcttcaatcgCCTCAGCTTCACCATTCTGGAGTAGTATTACATTTGGTGGAAGATTAAGAAGAAAATCGAATTTTGTTGTTCAGTTGAATTTTTTCACTCCTTCagcttttctgaataaatctgCTTCATCCTCCTCAGTGCCAGTTGAAAATTCCATCAGTTACTCTGATCAACCGGCCGTGGTACATAACAGTCTCCGGCTCCTGCAATGGGACAAACTCTCTCACTCCGTGGCATCCTTTGCCGGTACCTCATTAGGCCGACAAGCTACAGAG GCACAGTTATGGTCGTTAGATAAAACATATGAGGAAAGTTTGAGACTCTTAGAAGAAACTAAAGCAGCTGTCGAGATGCACAATTATGGTTGTTCCATGGATTTTACTGCCATCCATGTTCAATCG GTTAAATCTGCTATGCAACATGCAAGAAGGGGTTTACATGTTGGTGGAAATGAAGCAATAGCCATCGTAGGTCTCCTTGAATTTGCAGAAACTTTGCAGTTGAATGTGAAAGCTGCTATTAAGGATGATGCAGATTGGTTAAAACGTTTCATGCCTCTTGCAGAAATG ATATTAGGTATGTTTACAAGTGGATCCTTAATAAAGTTCATTCAGCAGCTTATAGATGAAGATGGCATAGTAAAAGATTCTGCT AGTTCGACCTTAAAGCGCTCTCGTGAACAAGTGCGGTCACTTGAAAGAAAG TTATACCAGCTTATGGAAGCTTTGATTAGGACTGAAACGGTTGAAACATCCTCTCTG GAAGTAAGGAGTATTGATGGAAGATGGTGCATAAAATCAGAAACCGATCTGCAAAGAAATATTGAGGGTCTGTTGCTTTCAAG TGGTTCAGGTGCCGAAAGCATCATGGAGCCTCTTTCTGCTGTGCCATTAAATGATGAATTGCAACAAGCAAAGGAGTCTGTATTAAAGGCTGAGGCAGAAGTGCTGCTAAGGATAAAAGAAAAG ATTCAACTGGATCTTGATGATATTGAAAATCTATTCAAGGATATTATTCAACTAGATGTG ataaatgCTCGGGCAACTTATAGTCTTGCATTCGGAGGTACATGTCCGGATTTATTTTATCCATATGACAAGAGTGTGAAAGAGTTATCGGGAGATGAAATTGCAAAAGCATCACACCCCACTCAAATGAAATGGAATTTGTATCTTCCAAAAGCTTTTCATCCTTTACTTCTTCAACAGCATCGGCAGAATCTGCAAAAAGCCACAAAAGATGTCAATGATGCTAAAGCT GAAATTAGGAGAAGGAAACAGCAAGCAGGGAATCTTTACCAGAAAGAAGCAGATATAAgtctttcatccttgcaatcaCAT AGAGAAATGGTGGAACAAAGTAGACCTGTTGCGGTTGATATATTTGTTTCCAGAACAACTAGAGTCGTGGTAATTACTGGCCCCAATACTGGGGGCAAAACCATTTGCTTAAAAACAATTGGGTTGGCTGCAATTATGGCAAAATCAG GACTTTATGTATTATCATCTGAGCCAGTAAAGATCCCTtggtttgattttatatttgccgATATTGGTGATGAGCAGTCCTTGTCCCAATCCTTGTCTACCTTTTCTGGACATTTGAAGCAAACTAGT GAGATTCTATCACATTCAACAAACAGGTCATTGGTGCTTTTGGATGAA GTTGGTGCAGGAACGAACCCCTTGGAAGGAGCTGCTCTAGGAATGTCACTGCTTGAATCATTTGCTGCATCTGGTTCTCTATTGACCATAGCTACAACACATCATGGGGAACTAAAAACCCTAAAATACAG CAATGATGCTTTTGAGAATGCATGCATGGAATTTGATGACGTGAACCTGAAGCCAACCTATAAGATTCTTTGGGGAGTACCAG GTCGTTCGAATGCAATAAATATAGCTGAAAGGCTAGGACTCCCTGACAAAATTTTGGATGATGCTCGAGGACGCTATGGGCCTGCTAGTGTCGAGATCAACGAG GCTATAATTGATATGGAAAAATTTAAGCAGAATTATCATGAGCATGTTCAGGAAGCCCGGCATTACCTGAT GCTTGCAAGGGATCTGCATGAAAAACTTCTAGTGACAAGAAGGAAAGTTGTTGAACATGGCATCACCGAAAGACAtagacaaatgcaagaaatttCCCAGGCCGCAGCAGCAGCACGTTCTACTCTTCACAAGAAGCTGAGACAATATCGGGCGACTCTGTCCCAATCGCCCAGAATTAGCAACACAGATATCAACCAGAAGACATCTTCATCATCTAATGGTCAAGGTGTAAAAGCAGAGATCGGAACTTCTATTACAACTAATGCTGTTTCATATGATAACAGCAAGGAAGCGCCATCAG GAAAGATTCAAGAGCTACCGAAGATTGGTGACATGGTGCATGTTTATTCTCTTAAAAAGAAAGCAAGAGTTTTAAAAGTAGATCCATCTAAAGGAGAACTTTTAGTTCAATCTGGTATTATGAAGCTGAAATTGAAACTGGACAATATTGTTAACTAG
- the LOC108214566 gene encoding uncharacterized protein LOC108214566 isoform X3, translating into MVVPWILLPSMFNRLLSGLTLLKVKSAMQHARRGLHVGGNEAIAIVGLLEFAETLQLNVKAAIKDDADWLKRFMPLAEMILGMFTSGSLIKFIQQLIDEDGIVKDSASSTLKRSREQVRSLERKLYQLMEALIRTETVETSSLEVRSIDGRWCIKSETDLQRNIEGLLLSSSGSGAESIMEPLSAVPLNDELQQAKESVLKAEAEVLLRIKEKIQLDLDDIENLFKDIIQLDVINARATYSLAFGGTCPDLFYPYDKSVKELSGDEIAKASHPTQMKWNLYLPKAFHPLLLQQHRQNLQKATKDVNDAKAEIRRRKQQAGNLYQKEADISLSSLQSHREMVEQSRPVAVDIFVSRTTRVVVITGPNTGGKTICLKTIGLAAIMAKSGLYVLSSEPVKIPWFDFIFADIGDEQSLSQSLSTFSGHLKQTSEILSHSTNRSLVLLDEVGAGTNPLEGAALGMSLLESFAASGSLLTIATTHHGELKTLKYSNDAFENACMEFDDVNLKPTYKILWGVPGRSNAINIAERLGLPDKILDDARGRYGPASVEINEAIIDMEKFKQNYHEHVQEARHYLMLARDLHEKLLVTRRKVVEHGITERHRQMQEISQAAAAARSTLHKKLRQYRATLSQSPRISNTDINQKTSSSSNGQGVKAEIGTSITTNAVSYDNSKEAPSGKIQELPKIGDMVHVYSLKKKARVLKVDPSKGELLVQSGIMKLKLKLDNIVN; encoded by the exons ATGGTTGTTCCATGGATTTTACTGCCATCCATGTTCAATCG ATTGCTCTCTGGCTTGACCCTTTTAAAGGTTAAATCTGCTATGCAACATGCAAGAAGGGGTTTACATGTTGGTGGAAATGAAGCAATAGCCATCGTAGGTCTCCTTGAATTTGCAGAAACTTTGCAGTTGAATGTGAAAGCTGCTATTAAGGATGATGCAGATTGGTTAAAACGTTTCATGCCTCTTGCAGAAATG ATATTAGGTATGTTTACAAGTGGATCCTTAATAAAGTTCATTCAGCAGCTTATAGATGAAGATGGCATAGTAAAAGATTCTGCT AGTTCGACCTTAAAGCGCTCTCGTGAACAAGTGCGGTCACTTGAAAGAAAG TTATACCAGCTTATGGAAGCTTTGATTAGGACTGAAACGGTTGAAACATCCTCTCTG GAAGTAAGGAGTATTGATGGAAGATGGTGCATAAAATCAGAAACCGATCTGCAAAGAAATATTGAGGGTCTGTTGCTTTCAAG TAGTGGTTCAGGTGCCGAAAGCATCATGGAGCCTCTTTCTGCTGTGCCATTAAATGATGAATTGCAACAAGCAAAGGAGTCTGTATTAAAGGCTGAGGCAGAAGTGCTGCTAAGGATAAAAGAAAAG ATTCAACTGGATCTTGATGATATTGAAAATCTATTCAAGGATATTATTCAACTAGATGTG ataaatgCTCGGGCAACTTATAGTCTTGCATTCGGAGGTACATGTCCGGATTTATTTTATCCATATGACAAGAGTGTGAAAGAGTTATCGGGAGATGAAATTGCAAAAGCATCACACCCCACTCAAATGAAATGGAATTTGTATCTTCCAAAAGCTTTTCATCCTTTACTTCTTCAACAGCATCGGCAGAATCTGCAAAAAGCCACAAAAGATGTCAATGATGCTAAAGCT GAAATTAGGAGAAGGAAACAGCAAGCAGGGAATCTTTACCAGAAAGAAGCAGATATAAgtctttcatccttgcaatcaCAT AGAGAAATGGTGGAACAAAGTAGACCTGTTGCGGTTGATATATTTGTTTCCAGAACAACTAGAGTCGTGGTAATTACTGGCCCCAATACTGGGGGCAAAACCATTTGCTTAAAAACAATTGGGTTGGCTGCAATTATGGCAAAATCAG GACTTTATGTATTATCATCTGAGCCAGTAAAGATCCCTtggtttgattttatatttgccgATATTGGTGATGAGCAGTCCTTGTCCCAATCCTTGTCTACCTTTTCTGGACATTTGAAGCAAACTAGT GAGATTCTATCACATTCAACAAACAGGTCATTGGTGCTTTTGGATGAA GTTGGTGCAGGAACGAACCCCTTGGAAGGAGCTGCTCTAGGAATGTCACTGCTTGAATCATTTGCTGCATCTGGTTCTCTATTGACCATAGCTACAACACATCATGGGGAACTAAAAACCCTAAAATACAG CAATGATGCTTTTGAGAATGCATGCATGGAATTTGATGACGTGAACCTGAAGCCAACCTATAAGATTCTTTGGGGAGTACCAG GTCGTTCGAATGCAATAAATATAGCTGAAAGGCTAGGACTCCCTGACAAAATTTTGGATGATGCTCGAGGACGCTATGGGCCTGCTAGTGTCGAGATCAACGAG GCTATAATTGATATGGAAAAATTTAAGCAGAATTATCATGAGCATGTTCAGGAAGCCCGGCATTACCTGAT GCTTGCAAGGGATCTGCATGAAAAACTTCTAGTGACAAGAAGGAAAGTTGTTGAACATGGCATCACCGAAAGACAtagacaaatgcaagaaatttCCCAGGCCGCAGCAGCAGCACGTTCTACTCTTCACAAGAAGCTGAGACAATATCGGGCGACTCTGTCCCAATCGCCCAGAATTAGCAACACAGATATCAACCAGAAGACATCTTCATCATCTAATGGTCAAGGTGTAAAAGCAGAGATCGGAACTTCTATTACAACTAATGCTGTTTCATATGATAACAGCAAGGAAGCGCCATCAG GAAAGATTCAAGAGCTACCGAAGATTGGTGACATGGTGCATGTTTATTCTCTTAAAAAGAAAGCAAGAGTTTTAAAAGTAGATCCATCTAAAGGAGAACTTTTAGTTCAATCTGGTATTATGAAGCTGAAATTGAAACTGGACAATATTGTTAACTAG
- the LOC108214566 gene encoding uncharacterized protein LOC108214566 isoform X4, with the protein MQHARRGLHVGGNEAIAIVGLLEFAETLQLNVKAAIKDDADWLKRFMPLAEMILGMFTSGSLIKFIQQLIDEDGIVKDSASSTLKRSREQVRSLERKLYQLMEALIRTETVETSSLEVRSIDGRWCIKSETDLQRNIEGLLLSSSGSGAESIMEPLSAVPLNDELQQAKESVLKAEAEVLLRIKEKIQLDLDDIENLFKDIIQLDVINARATYSLAFGGTCPDLFYPYDKSVKELSGDEIAKASHPTQMKWNLYLPKAFHPLLLQQHRQNLQKATKDVNDAKAEIRRRKQQAGNLYQKEADISLSSLQSHREMVEQSRPVAVDIFVSRTTRVVVITGPNTGGKTICLKTIGLAAIMAKSGLYVLSSEPVKIPWFDFIFADIGDEQSLSQSLSTFSGHLKQTSEILSHSTNRSLVLLDEVGAGTNPLEGAALGMSLLESFAASGSLLTIATTHHGELKTLKYSNDAFENACMEFDDVNLKPTYKILWGVPGRSNAINIAERLGLPDKILDDARGRYGPASVEINEAIIDMEKFKQNYHEHVQEARHYLMLARDLHEKLLVTRRKVVEHGITERHRQMQEISQAAAAARSTLHKKLRQYRATLSQSPRISNTDINQKTSSSSNGQGVKAEIGTSITTNAVSYDNSKEAPSGKIQELPKIGDMVHVYSLKKKARVLKVDPSKGELLVQSGIMKLKLKLDNIVN; encoded by the exons ATGCAACATGCAAGAAGGGGTTTACATGTTGGTGGAAATGAAGCAATAGCCATCGTAGGTCTCCTTGAATTTGCAGAAACTTTGCAGTTGAATGTGAAAGCTGCTATTAAGGATGATGCAGATTGGTTAAAACGTTTCATGCCTCTTGCAGAAATG ATATTAGGTATGTTTACAAGTGGATCCTTAATAAAGTTCATTCAGCAGCTTATAGATGAAGATGGCATAGTAAAAGATTCTGCT AGTTCGACCTTAAAGCGCTCTCGTGAACAAGTGCGGTCACTTGAAAGAAAG TTATACCAGCTTATGGAAGCTTTGATTAGGACTGAAACGGTTGAAACATCCTCTCTG GAAGTAAGGAGTATTGATGGAAGATGGTGCATAAAATCAGAAACCGATCTGCAAAGAAATATTGAGGGTCTGTTGCTTTCAAG TAGTGGTTCAGGTGCCGAAAGCATCATGGAGCCTCTTTCTGCTGTGCCATTAAATGATGAATTGCAACAAGCAAAGGAGTCTGTATTAAAGGCTGAGGCAGAAGTGCTGCTAAGGATAAAAGAAAAG ATTCAACTGGATCTTGATGATATTGAAAATCTATTCAAGGATATTATTCAACTAGATGTG ataaatgCTCGGGCAACTTATAGTCTTGCATTCGGAGGTACATGTCCGGATTTATTTTATCCATATGACAAGAGTGTGAAAGAGTTATCGGGAGATGAAATTGCAAAAGCATCACACCCCACTCAAATGAAATGGAATTTGTATCTTCCAAAAGCTTTTCATCCTTTACTTCTTCAACAGCATCGGCAGAATCTGCAAAAAGCCACAAAAGATGTCAATGATGCTAAAGCT GAAATTAGGAGAAGGAAACAGCAAGCAGGGAATCTTTACCAGAAAGAAGCAGATATAAgtctttcatccttgcaatcaCAT AGAGAAATGGTGGAACAAAGTAGACCTGTTGCGGTTGATATATTTGTTTCCAGAACAACTAGAGTCGTGGTAATTACTGGCCCCAATACTGGGGGCAAAACCATTTGCTTAAAAACAATTGGGTTGGCTGCAATTATGGCAAAATCAG GACTTTATGTATTATCATCTGAGCCAGTAAAGATCCCTtggtttgattttatatttgccgATATTGGTGATGAGCAGTCCTTGTCCCAATCCTTGTCTACCTTTTCTGGACATTTGAAGCAAACTAGT GAGATTCTATCACATTCAACAAACAGGTCATTGGTGCTTTTGGATGAA GTTGGTGCAGGAACGAACCCCTTGGAAGGAGCTGCTCTAGGAATGTCACTGCTTGAATCATTTGCTGCATCTGGTTCTCTATTGACCATAGCTACAACACATCATGGGGAACTAAAAACCCTAAAATACAG CAATGATGCTTTTGAGAATGCATGCATGGAATTTGATGACGTGAACCTGAAGCCAACCTATAAGATTCTTTGGGGAGTACCAG GTCGTTCGAATGCAATAAATATAGCTGAAAGGCTAGGACTCCCTGACAAAATTTTGGATGATGCTCGAGGACGCTATGGGCCTGCTAGTGTCGAGATCAACGAG GCTATAATTGATATGGAAAAATTTAAGCAGAATTATCATGAGCATGTTCAGGAAGCCCGGCATTACCTGAT GCTTGCAAGGGATCTGCATGAAAAACTTCTAGTGACAAGAAGGAAAGTTGTTGAACATGGCATCACCGAAAGACAtagacaaatgcaagaaatttCCCAGGCCGCAGCAGCAGCACGTTCTACTCTTCACAAGAAGCTGAGACAATATCGGGCGACTCTGTCCCAATCGCCCAGAATTAGCAACACAGATATCAACCAGAAGACATCTTCATCATCTAATGGTCAAGGTGTAAAAGCAGAGATCGGAACTTCTATTACAACTAATGCTGTTTCATATGATAACAGCAAGGAAGCGCCATCAG GAAAGATTCAAGAGCTACCGAAGATTGGTGACATGGTGCATGTTTATTCTCTTAAAAAGAAAGCAAGAGTTTTAAAAGTAGATCCATCTAAAGGAGAACTTTTAGTTCAATCTGGTATTATGAAGCTGAAATTGAAACTGGACAATATTGTTAACTAG